A single genomic interval of Camelina sativa cultivar DH55 chromosome 11, Cs, whole genome shotgun sequence harbors:
- the LOC109125104 gene encoding serine--tRNA ligase, chloroplastic/mitochondrial-like: MDSILLESTLPLKYIAFSHCFRTEAGAAGAATKGLYRVHQFSKAEMFVICRPEDSEFFHHELIQIEEDLFTSLGLHFKTLDMATADLGAPAYRKFDIEAWMPGFGRFGEISSASNCTDYQSRRLGIRYRPSEPLQTGPKKGKANLPATKFVHTLNATACAVPRMMVCLLENYQQEDGSVVIPEPLRPFMGGIELIKPKLK, translated from the exons ATGGACTCTATTCTTCTTGAATCAACATTacctttaaaatatatagcatTCTCTCATTGCTTCCGTACTGAAGCAGGTGCAGCTGGCGCCGCCACCAA AGGTCTTTACCGCGTTCATCAGTTCAGCAAAGCAGAAATGTTTGTCATCTGCCGACCTGAAGATAGTGAATTCTTTCACCACGAACTCATTCAGATTGAAGAGGATTTGTTCACTTCTCTAGGATTACACTTCAA AACACTGGATATGGCCACAGCGGATTTAGGCGCTCCAGCTTACCGTAAGTTTGATATTGAAGCATGGATGCCTGGTTTTGGACGATTTGGCGAG ATATCAAGCGCATCGAACTGCACGGATTACCAAAGCCGGAGATTGGGAATACGATACCGCCCATCTGAACCACTTCAGACGGGTCCTAAGAAAGGCAAAGCGAACCTTCCAGCTACTAAGTTTGTGCACACTCTAAACGCAACGGCGTGTGCGGTCCCGAGGATGATGGTGTGTTTGCTGGAGAATTACCAGCAAGAAGATGGATCCGTGGTGATCCCTGAGCCTCTTAGGCCTTTCATGGGAGGCATCGAACTCATCAAACCGAAGCTCAAGTAG
- the LOC104723282 gene encoding serine--tRNA ligase, chloroplastic/mitochondrial-like isoform X1 produces MGLHRLRLAAAVPVTVVSTFSSRLFLKPGLFSPHLQPRSKPLLVRAFSASAAVQDIPATQPQWKASIDFKWIRDNKEAVEINIKNRNSNANLDAVLELYENMVNLQKEVERLREERNNVAKKMKGKLEPSERERLVVEGKTLKESLVSLEEDLVKLKDELQHVAQSIPNMTHPHVPVGGEDSSAVRKEVGCRRKFSFPIKDHLQLGKDLDLIDFDSAAEVSGSKFFYLKNEAVLLEMALLNWTLSQVMKKGYTPLTTPEIVRSSIVEKCGFQPRGDNTQVSSLVCLLCLTSKPFCLLCFFANDVSILLYRFNL; encoded by the exons ATGGGTTTACACAGACTGAGACTCGCCGCGGCGGTTCCTGTAACCGTCGTCTCCACATTCTCTTCTCGCCTCTTCCTCAAGCCAGGTTTGTTTTCCCCCCATCTTCAACCACGTAGTAAGCCTCTCTTAGTCAGAGCCTTCTCCGCTTCCGCCGCCGTACAAGATATTCCGGCCACTCAGCCTCAGTGGAAGGCGTCGATTGATTTCAAATGGATAAGGGATAATAAGGAAGCAGTCGAAATCAACATCAAGAACAGGAACTCCAATGCTAATTTGGATGCTGTCCTTGAGCTTTACGAGAACATGGTCAATCTCCAAAAG GAAGTTGAGAGGCTTCGTGAGGAAAGAAACAACGTTGCAAAGAAGATGAAAGGGAAGCTGGAGCCATCTGAACGTGAGAGACTAGTAGTAGAAG GTAAAACTCTCAAGGAAAGTCTTGTGTCTCTGGAAGAAGACCTCGTGAAGCTTAAAGATGAGCTGCAACATGTAGCACAGTCTATACCCAATATGACTCACCCTCATGTTCCTGTTGGAGGAGAGGATTCATCGGCAGTTAGAAAGGAG GTTGGTTGTCGACGTAAGTTTAGTTTTCCAATCAAGGATCATCTTCAGCTTGGGAAGGATCTTGATCTCATTGATTTTGACTCTGCTGCAGAG GTTAGTGGTTCGAAATTTTTCTATTTGAAGAATGAAGCAGTTTTATTGGAGATGGCCCTTCTTAATTGGACATTATCACAAGTCATGAAGAAGGGTTATACTCCCCTGACCACCCCTGAAATCGTGAGATCTTCTATCGTTGAGAAATGCGGTTTCCAACCTCGTGGAGATAATACTCAGGTGTCATCACTTGTGTGTTTACTCTGTTTGACAAGtaaacctttttgtttgttgtgtttttttgccAATGATGTTTCAATTCTTCTGTATAGGTTTAATCTATAG
- the LOC104723282 gene encoding serine--tRNA ligase, chloroplastic/mitochondrial-like isoform X2 — protein MGLHRLRLAAAVPVTVVSTFSSRLFLKPGLFSPHLQPRSKPLLVRAFSASAAVQDIPATQPQWKASIDFKWIRDNKEAVEINIKNRNSNANLDAVLELYENMVNLQKEVERLREERNNVAKKMKGKLEPSERERLVVEGKTLKESLVSLEEDLVKLKDELQHVAQSIPNMTHPHVPVGGEDSSAVRKEVGCRRKFSFPIKDHLQLGKDLDLIDFDSAAEVSGSKFFYLKNEAVLLEMALLNWTLSQVMKKGYTPLTTPEIVRSSIVEKCGFQPRGDNTQV, from the exons ATGGGTTTACACAGACTGAGACTCGCCGCGGCGGTTCCTGTAACCGTCGTCTCCACATTCTCTTCTCGCCTCTTCCTCAAGCCAGGTTTGTTTTCCCCCCATCTTCAACCACGTAGTAAGCCTCTCTTAGTCAGAGCCTTCTCCGCTTCCGCCGCCGTACAAGATATTCCGGCCACTCAGCCTCAGTGGAAGGCGTCGATTGATTTCAAATGGATAAGGGATAATAAGGAAGCAGTCGAAATCAACATCAAGAACAGGAACTCCAATGCTAATTTGGATGCTGTCCTTGAGCTTTACGAGAACATGGTCAATCTCCAAAAG GAAGTTGAGAGGCTTCGTGAGGAAAGAAACAACGTTGCAAAGAAGATGAAAGGGAAGCTGGAGCCATCTGAACGTGAGAGACTAGTAGTAGAAG GTAAAACTCTCAAGGAAAGTCTTGTGTCTCTGGAAGAAGACCTCGTGAAGCTTAAAGATGAGCTGCAACATGTAGCACAGTCTATACCCAATATGACTCACCCTCATGTTCCTGTTGGAGGAGAGGATTCATCGGCAGTTAGAAAGGAG GTTGGTTGTCGACGTAAGTTTAGTTTTCCAATCAAGGATCATCTTCAGCTTGGGAAGGATCTTGATCTCATTGATTTTGACTCTGCTGCAGAG GTTAGTGGTTCGAAATTTTTCTATTTGAAGAATGAAGCAGTTTTATTGGAGATGGCCCTTCTTAATTGGACATTATCACAAGTCATGAAGAAGGGTTATACTCCCCTGACCACCCCTGAAATCGTGAGATCTTCTATCGTTGAGAAATGCGGTTTCCAACCTCGTGGAGATAATACTCAG GTTTAA
- the LOC104723283 gene encoding aluminum-activated malate transporter 12 → MSNKVHVGSVDMEEGLSKTKWMVLEPSEKIKKIPKRLWRVGKDDPRRVIHALKVGLSLTLVSLLYLMEPLFKGIGSNAIWAVMTVVVVLEFSAGATLCKGLNRGLGTLIAGSLAFFIEFVANDSGKVLRAIFIGTAVFIIGAVATYIRFIPYIKKNYDYGVVIFLLTFNLITVSSYRVDSVITIAHDRFYTIAVGCGICLFMSLLVFPIWSGEDLHKTTVGKLQGLSRSIEACVNEYFEEKETEKETSDSKDRIYEGYQAVLDSKSTDETLALYANWEPRHSLRCHRFPCRQYVKVGAVLRQFGYTVVALHGCLQTEIQTPRSVRALFKDPCVRLAGEVCKALTELADSISNHRHCSPEILSDHLHVALQDLNSAIKSQPKLFLGSNLHRHNNKQQHANNNKHLNGTVSQRNISNIGKDLNGDVSRNETGTRSKITETGLRHGQNGAVSLSSFRTDTSALMEYRRSFKNSSEMAAAAGERRMLRPQLSKIAVLTSLEFSEALPFAAFASLLVEMVARLDNVIEEVEELGRIASFKEYDNMRDPTAEDVRCEKPANVTISVSAAE, encoded by the exons ATGTCCAACAAGGTTCACGTAGGGAGCGTTGATATGGAGGAAGGTTTGAGCAAGACGAAGTGGATGGTTCTAGAACCTTCTGAGAAGATCAAAAAGATTCCGAAAAGGCTTTGGAGGGTCGGAAAAGATGATCCGAGGAGAGTGATACATGCCCTTAAAGTAGGTCTTTCCTTGACACTTGTCTCTCTGTTATATCTTATGGAGCCTCTCTTCAAAGGCATTGGAAGCAATGCTATTTGGGCCGTCATGACCGTTGTCGTCGTCCTCGAGTTCTCTGCCg GTGCAACGTTGTGCAAAGGGCTTAACAGAGGATTAGGGACACTAATCGCGGGATCTTTGGCATTTTTCATTGAGTTTGTAGCAAATGATTCCGGAAAAGTCCTTCGAGCTATCTTCATTGGCACTGCTGTTTTTATCATTG GGGCGGTTGCAACTTATATAAGATTTATACCATACATAAAGAAGAATTACGATTACGGTGTTGTGATATTTCTCTTGACGTTCAATCTTATAACGGTGTCAAGCTACCGAGTAGATAGTGTGATAACCATAGCACATGATAGATTCTACACTATAGCCGTTGGTTGCGGAATCTGTCTTTTCATGAGCCTTCTTGTTTTTCCGATTTGGTCTGGTGAAGATCTACACAAAACCACCGTCGGTAAACTCCAAGGCCTCTCTCGCTCTATAGAAG CATGTGTGAATGAGTACTTTGaggagaaagagacagagaaagaaacATCAGATTCAAAAGACAGAATCTACGAAGGGTATCAAGCTGTTTTGGATTCTAAATCCACTGATGAAACACTT GCATTATATGCAAACTGGGAGCCAAGACACAGTCTACGTTGTCATAGATTCCCATGTCGACAATATGTTAAAGTTGGAGCTGTGCTTCGTCAATTTGGTTACACTGTTGTTGCTCTTCACGGTTGCTTACAAACTGAGATTCAA ACTCCAAGATCTGTTCGCGCGCTTTTTAAAGATCCTTGTGTGAGGCTAGCCGGAGAAGTATGCAAAGCTTTGACGGAACTCGCAGATAGCATCTCCAACCACCGTCACTGTTCACCGGAGATTCTCTCCGATCATCTCCACGTGGCACTCCAGGATCTTAACTCCGCCATCAAGTCTCAGCCTAAACTCTTCCTCGGCTCTAACCTTCATCGCCACAACAATAAACAACAACACGCCAATAATAACAAACACCTAAACGGTACCGTTTCGCAGCGCAACATCAGCAACATTGGAAAAGATCTAAACGGCGACGTTTCTCGTAACGAAACCGGTACGCGTAGTAAAATTACAGAAACCGGTTTACGCCATGGCCAAAACGGAGCCGTTTCACTCTCGAGCTTTAGAACCGACACGTCAGCTTTAATGGAGTACCGGAGATCGTTCAAGAACAGCTCCGAGATGGCGGCGGCGGCGGGAGAGAGGAGGATGTTACGGCCGCAGCTGAGCAAAATCGCGGTGTTAACGAGCCTCGAATTCTCGGAGGCTTTGCCGTTCGCGGCGTTTGCGTCGTTGCTGGTGGAGATGGTGGCGAGGCTTGATAATGTGATTGAAGAAGTCGAGGAACTGGGAAGGATCGCAAGTTTTAAGGAGTACGATAACATGAGAGATCCGACGGCTGAAGATGTCCGATGCGAAAAACCGGCGAATGTAACGATCAGTGTCAGCGCCGCGGAATAA